From a single Betaproteobacteria bacterium genomic region:
- the dusB gene encoding tRNA dihydrouridine synthase DusB, with amino-acid sequence MQIGNIPLRNNLIVAPMAGVTDRPFRQLCKRLGAGMAVSEMVASDCRLWATEKSLRRGDHTGEVDPIVVQIAGAAPEMMADAARYNVDKGAHIIDINMGCPAKKVCKVDAGSALMRDELLVGKILEAVVNAVAVPVTVKIRTGWDRDHKNALTIARIAEQSGIQSLAVHGRTRSDLYEGAAEYDTIRAVKQNVTIPVIANGDIDSPEKARLVLAYTGCDAVMIGRAAQGRPWIFREIAHYLQTGRHLAAPTNAEIHAIASRHLMELHAFYGEYKGVRIARKHIGWYLAGLPGGAEFRHAMNVIEDADTQIAALDRFFVRLMNGEAAAWRKAA; translated from the coding sequence GTGCAAATCGGCAACATCCCGCTTCGTAATAATCTGATCGTCGCGCCCATGGCGGGTGTGACGGATCGCCCGTTTCGCCAGCTCTGCAAACGGCTGGGCGCGGGTATGGCGGTGAGCGAGATGGTGGCGTCGGATTGTCGCCTGTGGGCGACAGAAAAGTCGCTGCGTCGTGGCGATCACACCGGCGAAGTCGATCCCATAGTTGTACAGATTGCCGGCGCCGCGCCGGAAATGATGGCGGACGCCGCGCGCTACAACGTCGACAAAGGCGCGCACATCATTGATATCAACATGGGTTGCCCGGCCAAGAAAGTGTGCAAGGTCGATGCCGGCTCGGCGCTGATGCGCGATGAATTGCTGGTCGGCAAAATTCTTGAGGCAGTTGTTAACGCCGTAGCGGTTCCTGTCACGGTCAAGATTCGTACCGGTTGGGATCGCGATCACAAGAACGCGCTTACCATCGCGCGCATCGCCGAGCAGAGCGGTATACAGTCGCTGGCCGTTCACGGCAGGACGCGAAGTGATCTCTACGAAGGCGCCGCCGAATACGACACCATTCGCGCCGTCAAACAAAACGTGACGATTCCGGTGATCGCCAACGGCGACATTGATTCACCGGAAAAGGCGCGCTTGGTGCTGGCCTACACCGGTTGCGATGCGGTGATGATTGGCCGTGCGGCGCAAGGCCGACCGTGGATCTTTCGCGAGATCGCGCATTATTTGCAGACCGGAAGGCATCTTGCCGCGCCGACGAACGCCGAGATTCACGCGATTGCATCCCGGCACTTGATGGAGTTGCACGCGTTCTACGGGGAATACAAAGGCGTTCGTATTGCCAGGAAACACATCGGCTGGTATCTGGCCGGACTCCCGGGAGGCGCGGAATTTCGCCACGCCATGAATGTAATTGAAGACGCAGATACACAGATTGCGGCGCTCGATCGTTTTTTCGTGCGCTTGATGAA
- a CDS encoding hydantoinase B/oxoprolinase family protein encodes MNANTRARARPGKWQFWIDRGGTFTDIVARTPDGTLVTHKLLSENPEQYRDAAVAGIRQLLGVNQDSPIPVEHIDAVKMGTTVATNALLERKGEPTVLAITKGFRDQLRIGYQNRPRIFDRQIRLPELLYTEVFEVSERIGARGEMVAPLDEAATISALRAAWNKGFRAIAIVFMHGYRFTRHEKRVAELARDIGFTQVSTSHEVSPMMKIVSRGDTTVVDAYLSPILKRYVDQVAAELPGTRVMFMQSNGGLTDAHKFQGKDSILSGPAGGIIGMVRTAAIAGFDKIIGFDMGGTSTDVSHYAGELEREFDTQVAGVRMRAPMMSIHTIAAGGGSILHFDGQRYRVGPDSAGANPGPACYRRGGPLTVTDCNVMLGKIQPQHFPMLFGPDGGQALDAEIVREKFLALAENIERATGKRSTPEDVAEGFLQIAVANMANAIKFISVQRGHDVTEYTLHCFGGAGGQHACLVADELGMTRVYIHPLAGVLSAYGMGLADITAMREKAVEIPLDDECLQRLDFELSELSGKAVAEVSAQGVVADNISVKRRVHLRYDGTDSALIVDFGDISAMRHDFNAAYQKRFSFLMEGRALIAEAVSCEAIGATDSPLTQAVDAAGAIDAAAIARVAIVSGGKRHDAPLYVREQLAIGQEIQGPVIIAEKNATTIVEPGWKAEVTPLNHLILTRVMARNVRYALGTKADPVMLEVFNNLFMSIAEQMGLRLANTAYSVNIKERLDFSCALFDADGNLIANAPHMPVHLGSMGESIKTVVRKNAGRMKRGDVYVLNDPYNGGTHLPDVTVVTPVFSDDAEEILFYVGSRGHHADIGGITPGSMPPFSKTIEDEGVLLDNVKLVENGVMLEADMRARLAGARYPARNPDQNIADLRAQIAANEKGVQELRRMVAHFGLDIVKAYMAHVQDNAEESVRRIIGALKDGAFAYEMDNSAVINVKITVGADQRNATIDFTGTSAELESNFNAPSAVVYAAVLYVFRMLVDSDIPLNAGCLKPLTIIIPDGSMLNPRPPAATVAGNVETSQCITDALIGALKVMAASYGTMNNVTFGNDQYQYYETVSGGTGAGPGFDGCDTVQAHMTNSRLTDPEILEWRYPVQVEEHSIRTGSGGAGKWKGGNGATRRIRFLEPMTAAILAGHRRVPNFGMAGGKEGGLGRTWIERMDGSRTGLSYSDETQVNAGDVFVLETPGGGGYGAIDPSQI; translated from the coding sequence ATGAACGCAAACACTCGCGCACGCGCCCGACCCGGCAAATGGCAGTTCTGGATCGACCGCGGCGGCACCTTTACCGATATCGTTGCCCGGACGCCCGACGGCACGTTGGTCACCCACAAACTGCTCTCGGAAAATCCGGAGCAGTATCGCGACGCCGCCGTCGCGGGCATACGCCAATTGCTCGGCGTCAACCAGGACTCACCGATTCCGGTTGAGCACATCGACGCAGTGAAAATGGGCACCACGGTGGCGACCAATGCGTTGCTCGAGCGCAAAGGCGAACCCACCGTGCTGGCCATCACCAAGGGCTTCCGCGATCAATTGCGCATCGGCTACCAGAACCGCCCGCGTATCTTTGACCGGCAGATCAGGTTGCCCGAATTACTGTACACGGAAGTATTTGAAGTCAGTGAGCGCATCGGCGCACGTGGCGAGATGGTCGCGCCGCTCGATGAGGCGGCAACAATCAGTGCCCTGAGAGCCGCGTGGAATAAGGGTTTCCGGGCAATCGCCATCGTCTTCATGCATGGCTATCGCTTTACCCGACACGAAAAACGCGTGGCGGAACTGGCGCGCGATATCGGCTTCACGCAGGTGTCGACCTCCCATGAAGTCAGCCCGATGATGAAAATAGTGTCGCGTGGCGATACCACGGTGGTCGATGCGTATCTTTCGCCCATCCTCAAGCGCTACGTCGATCAGGTGGCGGCCGAACTGCCCGGTACGCGCGTGATGTTCATGCAGTCCAATGGTGGCCTGACCGACGCGCACAAATTCCAGGGCAAGGATTCGATCCTCTCGGGCCCGGCCGGCGGCATCATCGGCATGGTGCGCACGGCGGCCATTGCCGGCTTCGACAAAATTATCGGCTTCGACATGGGCGGCACCAGCACCGACGTTTCGCACTATGCGGGCGAACTGGAGCGCGAGTTCGATACGCAGGTTGCGGGTGTCAGGATGCGCGCGCCGATGATGTCGATCCACACCATCGCCGCCGGTGGTGGTTCGATCCTGCATTTTGATGGCCAGCGTTACCGAGTTGGGCCGGATTCGGCCGGCGCCAATCCTGGGCCGGCCTGTTATCGACGCGGGGGACCGCTGACGGTGACCGATTGCAACGTCATGCTGGGCAAGATTCAGCCGCAACATTTTCCAATGCTGTTTGGCCCGGACGGTGGTCAAGCGCTCGATGCGGAAATCGTGCGCGAAAAATTCCTGGCGCTCGCGGAAAACATTGAGCGCGCAACCGGGAAGAGATCCACGCCGGAAGATGTGGCGGAAGGTTTCTTGCAGATCGCCGTGGCCAATATGGCGAACGCAATTAAATTCATATCCGTGCAGCGCGGACACGATGTGACTGAATATACGCTCCACTGTTTCGGTGGTGCCGGCGGACAGCACGCCTGTCTGGTCGCGGATGAACTGGGAATGACGCGTGTTTACATTCATCCGCTGGCCGGCGTGTTGTCCGCATATGGCATGGGACTGGCAGACATCACCGCCATGCGCGAGAAGGCGGTCGAGATCCCGTTGGATGACGAGTGCCTCCAACGGCTCGATTTTGAGCTGAGCGAATTGTCAGGTAAGGCGGTGGCTGAAGTATCCGCGCAAGGTGTGGTGGCGGACAACATCAGCGTCAAGCGTCGCGTGCACCTTCGCTACGACGGTACCGATTCCGCGTTGATCGTTGACTTCGGTGACATCTCCGCCATGCGCCACGACTTCAACGCGGCGTACCAGAAACGCTTCAGCTTCCTGATGGAAGGCCGCGCGCTGATTGCCGAGGCAGTGAGCTGCGAGGCGATCGGCGCCACCGATTCACCCTTGACGCAAGCGGTTGATGCAGCGGGAGCAATCGATGCAGCTGCCATCGCCCGTGTTGCCATCGTCAGCGGCGGAAAGCGCCATGACGCGCCCCTTTACGTCCGCGAGCAACTTGCCATCGGCCAGGAAATCCAGGGGCCGGTAATCATCGCGGAAAAAAATGCGACCACGATTGTCGAACCTGGCTGGAAGGCAGAAGTCACCCCGCTGAATCACCTCATACTGACACGTGTGATGGCACGCAATGTGCGCTATGCGCTCGGAACAAAGGCTGACCCGGTCATGCTGGAAGTCTTCAATAATCTGTTCATGTCGATCGCCGAGCAGATGGGATTGCGGCTGGCCAATACGGCCTACTCGGTAAATATCAAGGAACGTCTGGACTTCAGCTGCGCACTGTTCGACGCCGACGGAAATCTCATCGCCAACGCACCGCACATGCCGGTGCACCTGGGCTCGATGGGCGAGAGCATCAAGACCGTCGTGCGCAAGAATGCGGGCCGGATGAAGAGGGGCGATGTGTATGTGCTGAACGATCCGTATAACGGCGGCACACATTTACCGGACGTGACCGTCGTCACGCCGGTGTTTAGTGACGACGCCGAGGAAATTCTGTTTTATGTCGGGTCTCGCGGTCATCACGCCGACATCGGCGGCATCACGCCGGGTTCGATGCCGCCCTTCTCGAAAACTATTGAAGACGAGGGAGTGCTACTCGACAACGTCAAGTTGGTTGAGAACGGCGTGATGCTTGAGGCGGATATGCGTGCCCGATTGGCGGGGGCCAGATACCCCGCCCGCAATCCGGACCAGAACATCGCCGACCTGCGCGCGCAGATTGCCGCCAATGAAAAAGGCGTGCAGGAACTTCGCCGCATGGTGGCCCACTTCGGCCTCGACATCGTCAAGGCTTACATGGCGCACGTGCAGGACAACGCGGAAGAAAGCGTGCGGCGCATCATCGGTGCGCTGAAGGACGGCGCATTCGCCTACGAAATGGACAACAGCGCGGTGATCAATGTGAAGATCACTGTCGGCGCGGACCAACGCAACGCCACGATCGATTTCACCGGCACGTCCGCCGAGCTTGAATCGAACTTCAACGCGCCATCCGCCGTGGTCTATGCGGCCGTGCTGTATGTGTTTCGCATGCTGGTGGATAGCGACATTCCGCTGAACGCGGGTTGCCTGAAGCCACTTACGATCATCATCCCCGATGGATCAATGCTTAATCCTCGCCCTCCCGCTGCCACCGTGGCGGGCAACGTGGAAACCTCGCAGTGCATCACGGATGCGCTGATCGGCGCTCTCAAGGTGATGGCCGCAAGCTACGGCACCATGAACAACGTCACCTTCGGCAACGATCAGTACCAGTATTACGAAACCGTTTCCGGCGGCACTGGTGCCGGCCCGGGCTTCGATGGCTGCGATACCGTACAGGCACACATGACCAACTCGCGCCTGACCGACCCCGAGATTCTGGAATGGCGCTACCCCGTGCAGGTAGAAGAGCATTCGATTCGTACGGGCAGCGGTGGTGCCGGCAAGTGGAAAGGCGGTAACGGTGCGACTCGCAGAATCCGTTTCCTGGAGCCGATGACGGCGGCGATTCTTGCCGGGCACCGGCGCGTTCCGAACTTCGGCATGGCGGGCGGCAAGGAAGGTGGGCTTGGACGCACGTGGATAGAACGCATGGACGGTTCGCGCACCGGGCTTTCCTATTCGGATGAGACGCAGGTGAATGCAGGTGATGTGTTTGTCCTGGAAACACCGGGCGGCGGCGGCTACGGTGCAATTGATCCATCGCAAATCTGA
- a CDS encoding TRAP transporter substrate-binding protein, with amino-acid sequence MNRAFSLLAVAGLLVAGNASAQTKWDMPTGYAPTNFHTENVKQFAADVDKATSGKLKITVHDNGSLFKQNEIKRAVQSGQAQAGEFLLPALANEDAMYGIDSVPFLADSYPQALKLWKVSKSAIEQRLGKQGIKVLYGVAWPPQGVYSKKAVTSAADLKGVKWRAYSPQTNRIGELLGAQPATIQAAELAQALSTGVVEAHMTSGATGVDIKVWDSMGKGAYYYDAQAWLPKNLVVVNQKAFDALDKATQDTVLKAAADAETRGWQRSEARDTETREIMAKNGMNVVPLSAALKADLKKIGATMLAEWEKSAGADAKAVLDAYRK; translated from the coding sequence ATGAATCGAGCTTTTTCGCTGTTGGCCGTTGCCGGCTTGTTGGTGGCGGGCAACGCATCCGCGCAAACCAAGTGGGACATGCCCACCGGCTATGCGCCGACGAACTTCCATACCGAAAACGTAAAGCAGTTCGCTGCCGATGTCGACAAAGCCACCAGCGGAAAACTGAAGATCACGGTTCACGATAACGGTTCCCTATTCAAACAGAACGAGATCAAGCGCGCCGTGCAATCGGGTCAGGCACAGGCGGGCGAATTCCTGCTGCCGGCGCTAGCCAATGAAGACGCGATGTACGGCATCGATTCAGTGCCTTTCCTGGCTGACAGCTATCCGCAGGCGTTGAAACTATGGAAAGTGTCGAAGAGCGCCATCGAACAGCGGCTTGGCAAGCAAGGCATCAAGGTGCTGTACGGCGTTGCGTGGCCGCCGCAGGGCGTGTACTCGAAAAAAGCCGTCACCAGCGCTGCCGACCTGAAGGGCGTGAAATGGCGCGCGTATAGCCCGCAGACTAACCGCATCGGTGAATTGCTGGGTGCGCAGCCTGCGACGATCCAGGCAGCCGAATTGGCGCAGGCGCTGTCGACCGGCGTGGTGGAGGCCCACATGACCTCGGGAGCAACAGGCGTGGACATCAAGGTATGGGACTCGATGGGTAAAGGCGCGTACTACTACGATGCACAGGCGTGGCTGCCGAAGAATCTGGTGGTGGTCAATCAGAAAGCATTCGACGCCCTCGACAAGGCCACGCAGGATACCGTGCTGAAGGCGGCGGCGGACGCCGAGACGCGCGGCTGGCAACGTTCCGAAGCGCGCGACACTGAAACCCGGGAAATCATGGCGAAGAACGGCATGAATGTTGTGCCGCTCAGCGCGGCACTGAAAGCGGACCTGAAGAAGATCGGTGCAACCATGCTGGCTGAGTGGGAAAAGAGCGCGGGGGCGGATGCCAAAGCGGTGCTGGACGCGTATCGCAAGTAG
- a CDS encoding TRAP transporter small permease codes for MRKSLDFLYNAAGVLAALFMIGTLLMVLASVLGRIFQFNLRGSDAYAGYCMAAAGFLALAHTLKRGEHIRVTLILERLGAKGRHGLELIAHAIATFFSGAFAFFSARLVYQSYVFNDISQGNDATPLWLPQMAMAAGAIVLFIAILDELVLLASGQKNQPAESGELKLME; via the coding sequence GTGCGCAAATCGCTGGATTTCTTGTACAACGCGGCAGGTGTCCTGGCCGCGTTGTTCATGATCGGCACCCTGCTGATGGTGCTGGCCAGCGTATTGGGCCGGATATTTCAATTCAATCTGCGCGGCTCGGATGCATACGCCGGCTATTGCATGGCAGCGGCGGGCTTTCTGGCGTTGGCGCATACGCTCAAACGCGGCGAGCACATACGCGTCACGCTGATCCTCGAACGGCTGGGCGCGAAGGGCCGTCATGGCCTGGAACTGATCGCGCATGCGATCGCAACCTTTTTCTCCGGCGCGTTTGCGTTCTTTTCCGCGCGCCTCGTCTACCAGTCATACGTGTTCAATGATATTTCGCAGGGCAATGACGCCACGCCGCTGTGGCTTCCGCAGATGGCGATGGCCGCCGGCGCGATCGTGCTGTTTATCGCGATACTGGATGAATTGGTCCTGCTTGCCTCTGGGCAAAAGAATCAACCCGCCGAGTCAGGCGAACTCAAGTTGATGGAGTAG
- a CDS encoding TRAP transporter large permease subunit, with the protein MDLLIAAALIAFLFLLLGTGVWIGLGLLGVAWIGMELFTTRPVGDAMAVTIWGSASSWTLTALPLFIWMGEILFRTKLSEDMFKGLAPWVSRLPGRLLHTNVIGCTIFAAVSGSSAATCATIGKMTLPELKKRGYPDDITIGSLAGAGTLGLLIPPSIIMIVYGVASDTSITRLFIAGVFPGLLLASLFMGYVIVWSLLNPDKIPQPDTTLSFVQKLHESRHLIPVVLLIALVLGSIYVGVATATEAAALGVVGSLALSSVQGSMNWQTFAVSLMGATRLYCMIALILAGAAFLTLAMGYIGLPRHLAEWIGGLGLSPFWLLFGLMIFYIILGCFLDGISMVVLTMGVILPTIQKAGIDAIWFGIFIVLVVEMAQITPPVGFNLFVLQGMTQRDIGYIARVALPFFFLMMAAVLLIYFFPGIITWLPSHM; encoded by the coding sequence GTGGACCTGCTGATTGCGGCGGCACTCATTGCGTTCCTGTTTCTGCTCCTGGGTACCGGCGTGTGGATCGGACTCGGCCTGCTCGGCGTCGCATGGATCGGCATGGAGCTCTTCACCACCCGCCCGGTAGGCGACGCGATGGCGGTCACCATCTGGGGCTCGGCGTCATCGTGGACATTGACGGCGCTGCCGCTGTTCATCTGGATGGGCGAGATCCTGTTTCGCACCAAACTTTCCGAGGACATGTTCAAGGGGCTCGCGCCGTGGGTCAGCCGCCTTCCCGGCCGGCTGCTGCACACCAACGTCATCGGCTGCACCATTTTCGCGGCGGTATCGGGTTCGAGTGCGGCGACCTGTGCCACCATCGGCAAGATGACCCTGCCAGAGCTGAAAAAGCGCGGCTACCCCGACGACATCACCATCGGCTCCCTGGCCGGCGCCGGTACGCTGGGCCTTTTGATTCCGCCGTCCATCATCATGATCGTGTACGGCGTCGCATCAGATACGTCGATCACGCGGCTGTTCATCGCCGGTGTCTTTCCCGGCTTGTTGCTGGCCAGCCTGTTCATGGGCTACGTGATTGTCTGGTCGCTGCTGAACCCGGACAAGATTCCGCAGCCGGATACCACACTCAGTTTCGTGCAGAAACTCCACGAGTCGCGCCATCTCATTCCCGTCGTGCTGCTCATCGCATTGGTGCTGGGCTCAATCTACGTGGGCGTGGCCACCGCCACGGAGGCCGCGGCGCTCGGTGTGGTGGGTTCGCTGGCGTTATCGTCGGTGCAGGGGTCGATGAACTGGCAGACTTTTGCGGTGAGCCTGATGGGGGCGACGCGCCTCTATTGCATGATTGCCTTGATTCTCGCCGGTGCAGCGTTCCTCACGCTGGCGATGGGCTATATCGGACTGCCGCGGCATCTGGCGGAGTGGATTGGCGGGCTGGGCCTCTCGCCCTTCTGGCTGCTGTTCGGATTGATGATTTTCTACATCATCCTTGGCTGTTTTCTGGATGGCATTTCCATGGTGGTGCTGACCATGGGCGTGATCCTGCCGACCATCCAGAAGGCGGGAATCGATGCGATCTGGTTTGGCATCTTTATCGTGCTGGTGGTCGAGATGGCACAGATCACGCCACCGGTGGGATTCAATCTGTTTGTGCTGCAGGGCATGACCCAACGCGACATCGGCTACATCGCCCGCGTTGCCTTGCCGTTTTTCTTCCTGATGATGGCGGCGGTCCTGTTGATTTACTTCTTCCCGGGAATCATCACCTGGCTGCCCTCGCATATGTGA
- a CDS encoding SMP-30/gluconolactonase/LRE family protein, producing the protein MFNAPLSLTTETAFELPAYLHESGAHNPWVEANLHGKDIHSFLEGPCFDVQGNLWVVDIPFGRIFRITPTGEWDLIVKYDGWPNGLKFHPDGRLIIADYRHGLLEMDVESRRVAPLVTHHVSQRFKGVNDLTLARNGDIYFTDQGQSGLHDPSGAVYRLKADGSVQQLLSNIPSPNGLVLSEDQHFLFVAVTRDNAIWRVPLVDGGVSKVGKFIQLSGGFGPDGIAIDHENGLYVAHHGLGCVWQFDKRGEAKYRIDSSRGDWTTNVAIHPQHPNEIFITESQTGSVLKATLPLY; encoded by the coding sequence ATGTTCAACGCTCCGCTGTCACTCACGACTGAAACCGCTTTTGAATTGCCCGCCTATCTGCACGAATCGGGCGCGCATAACCCGTGGGTGGAAGCGAACCTTCACGGCAAGGACATTCACAGCTTTCTCGAAGGGCCGTGTTTCGATGTGCAAGGAAACTTGTGGGTGGTGGATATCCCCTTCGGTCGCATTTTTCGCATCACACCCACCGGCGAATGGGATCTCATCGTCAAATATGACGGCTGGCCCAACGGACTCAAGTTCCATCCGGATGGCCGGCTGATCATTGCCGACTACCGGCATGGCCTGCTTGAAATGGATGTGGAATCACGGCGTGTGGCACCGCTTGTTACGCACCATGTTTCACAGCGCTTCAAAGGCGTGAATGACCTGACGCTTGCCCGCAACGGCGATATCTATTTCACCGACCAGGGCCAGAGCGGATTGCATGATCCCAGCGGCGCCGTGTATCGCCTGAAAGCGGATGGCAGCGTGCAGCAACTGCTGTCAAATATTCCCAGCCCCAATGGCCTGGTGCTGAGCGAGGACCAGCATTTTCTTTTTGTCGCCGTCACGCGCGACAACGCCATCTGGCGCGTGCCGCTGGTCGATGGTGGCGTGTCCAAGGTCGGCAAGTTCATTCAGCTCTCCGGCGGGTTCGGCCCGGACGGAATCGCGATCGATCACGAAAATGGGTTGTACGTCGCGCATCACGGCCTCGGCTGCGTGTGGCAATTCGACAAGCGTGGCGAAGCGAAGTACCGCATCGATTCTTCGCGCGGCGACTGGACGACCAACGTTGCGATTCATCCACAGCATCCAAATGAGATCTTCATCACCGAGTCGCAAACCGGGTCGGTGCTCAAGGCGACATTGCCGCTCTATTGA
- the kynA gene encoding tryptophan 2,3-dioxygenase — protein sequence MTNKAGLPEGAFDNFRNEMSYGDYLGLDQLLAAQKPLSKEHNELLFIIQHQTTELWMKLMLHELLAARAQVIAGDLAPAFKMLARVSRIMNNLIQAWDILSTLTPTEYSAFRESLGKSSGFQSHQYRALEFVFGNKNAALLKPFEHRTEIHAMLSGLLNGPSLYDEAIRLLARRGFLLDVDATERDWSLPYTSNASVMAAWRAVYAEPKQHWDLYELAEKLVDLEDYVRQWRHRHVTTVQRIIGFKRGTGGTAGVGYLKAMLEVRLFPELWDLRTEL from the coding sequence ATGACGAATAAGGCTGGCCTTCCCGAAGGCGCCTTCGATAATTTTCGCAATGAAATGAGCTACGGGGATTACCTCGGGCTCGATCAACTGCTTGCCGCGCAGAAGCCGCTCTCCAAAGAGCACAACGAATTGTTGTTCATCATCCAGCATCAGACCACTGAACTCTGGATGAAGCTGATGCTGCACGAATTGCTCGCCGCACGCGCGCAGGTGATTGCCGGAGACCTGGCGCCGGCGTTCAAGATGCTGGCGCGCGTGTCGCGCATCATGAACAACCTGATCCAGGCTTGGGATATTCTTTCGACGCTCACGCCTACCGAGTATTCAGCGTTTCGCGAAAGTCTCGGCAAGTCTTCCGGGTTTCAATCGCATCAGTATCGCGCTCTCGAGTTTGTATTCGGCAACAAGAATGCCGCGCTGTTGAAACCGTTTGAACATCGCACCGAAATCCACGCGATGTTGTCGGGCCTGCTCAATGGGCCGTCGCTTTACGACGAAGCCATTCGCCTGCTGGCGCGGCGCGGATTCTTGCTGGATGTTGACGCCACCGAACGTGACTGGTCGTTGCCTTACACAAGCAACGCATCGGTGATGGCCGCATGGCGCGCGGTGTATGCGGAGCCGAAGCAGCATTGGGATTTGTACGAACTCGCCGAGAAGCTGGTCGATCTCGAAGACTACGTGCGGCAATGGCGTCACCGCCACGTCACGACTGTCCAGCGCATCATCGGCTTCAAGCGCGGCACGGGTGGGACGGCGGGTGTTGGCTACCTGAAGGCGATGTTGGAGGTGCGGCTGTTTCCGGAGTTGTGGGATTTGCGGACGGAGTTGTAG
- a CDS encoding NRDE family protein, whose translation MCLIAFAWKTHPDYPLILAANRDEWYDRPASPAAWWADHPDILAGRDLKAGGTWLGISRRGRFAALTNFRDPSNRKSDAPSRGQLVSDFLAGAANAHDYLRQLQVMAPLYQGFNLLAGDGDVLQYFSSRTGEILDVPAGVHALSNHMLNEPWPKVEKAKSALEAALRTKMHEEARQMAIYDLLSNDEFAPDASLPNTGVGQEWERVLSPAMIVTEKYGTRCSTVLSISSRREVAFEERTRDHTGAVTGVVTEHFTLA comes from the coding sequence ATGTGCCTTATTGCCTTTGCGTGGAAAACTCATCCGGACTATCCGCTCATCTTGGCGGCCAACCGCGACGAATGGTACGACCGGCCCGCATCGCCCGCTGCGTGGTGGGCGGATCACCCTGACATTCTTGCCGGCCGCGATCTCAAGGCCGGGGGCACGTGGTTGGGAATTTCCCGACGCGGCCGCTTCGCCGCGCTGACCAACTTTCGCGATCCTTCCAATCGCAAGTCCGATGCGCCTTCCCGCGGGCAACTTGTCAGCGATTTTCTGGCGGGCGCCGCAAACGCTCACGACTATCTGCGTCAGCTGCAGGTCATGGCGCCGCTGTATCAGGGCTTCAATCTGCTGGCCGGTGACGGTGATGTACTTCAATATTTCAGCAGCCGCACCGGTGAAATACTCGACGTTCCAGCGGGTGTACACGCGCTGTCGAATCATATGTTGAACGAGCCTTGGCCGAAGGTGGAAAAGGCAAAGTCCGCTCTGGAAGCGGCTCTCCGGACGAAAATGCATGAAGAAGCCCGTCAAATGGCGATCTACGATCTACTGTCGAATGACGAGTTCGCGCCCGACGCTTCGCTTCCCAATACGGGTGTAGGGCAGGAATGGGAACGGGTTCTGTCGCCTGCAATGATCGTTACGGAGAAATACGGCACGCGCTGTTCGACTGTCCTCAGTATCTCGTCACGCCGCGAGGTGGCTTTCGAAGAGCGAACGCGTGACCACACCGGCGCAGTCACCGGCGTCGTCACTGAACATTTCACACTAGCCTGA